The following coding sequences are from one Seonamhaeicola sp. ML3 window:
- a CDS encoding Lrp/AsnC family transcriptional regulator produces the protein MKNKEKALTIDGIDKKILRALMVDARTPILEIARNVGISGAAIHQRLRKLEKSGLITGSKFVINPRVLGYTTVAFIGVYLDKAIHNPEAIKQLKKVPEVLECHYTTGNWNVLIKIICKNNAHLMHLLNDEIQTISGVSRTETFISLDQQIDRQMKI, from the coding sequence ATGAAGAATAAAGAAAAAGCCCTTACCATAGATGGTATAGATAAAAAGATTTTACGCGCGCTCATGGTAGATGCCAGAACACCTATTTTAGAAATAGCACGTAACGTGGGGATTTCAGGTGCGGCCATTCACCAACGCTTGCGTAAACTTGAAAAATCTGGTTTAATTACAGGCTCTAAATTTGTGATTAACCCAAGGGTATTGGGTTACACTACCGTTGCTTTTATTGGGGTATATTTAGATAAAGCTATTCACAATCCCGAAGCCATTAAGCAACTCAAAAAAGTCCCGGAGGTTTTAGAATGCCATTATACTACCGGAAACTGGAATGTTTTGATAAAGATTATTTGTAAAAACAATGCGCATTTAATGCATTTGTTGAACGATGAAATCCAGACAATTTCAGGAGTTTCAAGAACCGAGACATTTATTTCTTTAGATCAGCAGATTGATAGACAGATGAAAATATAA
- a CDS encoding polyprenol monophosphomannose synthase, translating into MEGAIVIIPTYNEIENVEAIVKAVFSQSDDIHILIVDDNSPDATASRVKTLQKEFKGRLHLEVRQEKSGLGTAYIHGFKWCLDNSYEYIFEMDADFSHNPKDLQRLYDTCAIEGADMSIGSRYITGVNVVNWPMGRVLMSYCASKYVRFITGMNINDTTAGYVCYKRKVLESIDLDTIKFIGYAFQIEMKFKAYLKKFEIKEVPVIFTDRTKGESKLSKGIISEAVFGVISMKIKSFFKK; encoded by the coding sequence ATGGAAGGAGCCATCGTTATCATCCCAACCTATAACGAAATTGAAAATGTTGAAGCTATTGTGAAAGCTGTATTTTCGCAGTCTGATGATATTCATATCCTCATAGTTGATGATAATTCACCAGATGCCACAGCTTCCAGGGTGAAAACACTTCAGAAAGAATTTAAGGGAAGACTGCATTTAGAAGTTAGGCAAGAGAAATCTGGTCTAGGTACAGCTTATATCCATGGCTTTAAGTGGTGTTTAGATAATAGCTATGAGTATATTTTTGAAATGGATGCCGACTTTTCCCATAATCCAAAAGATTTACAGCGATTATACGATACCTGTGCTATTGAGGGTGCAGATATGTCTATTGGGTCAAGGTATATAACAGGTGTTAATGTGGTAAACTGGCCTATGGGCAGGGTTTTAATGTCGTATTGTGCGTCTAAATATGTTCGATTTATAACAGGTATGAATATTAATGATACCACAGCAGGTTATGTCTGTTATAAGCGAAAGGTACTAGAATCGATAGATTTAGATACAATTAAGTTTATTGGTTATGCGTTTCAAATTGAAATGAAATTTAAAGCGTATCTTAAGAAATTCGAAATAAAAGAAGTGCCTGTTATCTTTACCGATCGTACAAAGGGGGAATCTAAATTAAGTAAAGGAATTATATCGGAAGCTGTTTTTGGAGTTATATCAATGAAAATAAAGAGCTTCTTTAAAAAATAA
- the pckA gene encoding phosphoenolpyruvate carboxykinase (ATP), with amino-acid sequence MANQNSVSKELTLEHYGIKNAQINYQLSPEELHDYCINNGFGKEASSGALAINTGEFTGRSPKDRFIVKDDITKDRVWWGDINIPFDSENFDLLYNKVVDYLSNKELFVRDCYACADPNYRLNLRVVNEYPWSNQFAYNMFLRPEEEDLKRFKPEWTVINAPGFMANPDEDGTRQHNFAIINFTKKIALIGGTGYTGEIKKGIFSALNFILPVYKDTLPMHCSANVGANGDTAIFFGLSGTGKTTLSTDPNRSLIGDDEHGWTNDNNVFNFEGGCYAKVINLSRDKEPEIFDAIKKGAILENVILDANGVVNFKDTSITQNTRVSYPIHFIENIQVPSVGFNPKNIFFLTADAFGVIPPISKLTPSQAAYHFISGYTAKVAGTEAGVVEPVPSFSACFGAPFMPLHPAKYAEMLSKKMIDAGVNVWLVNTGWTGGPYGVGKRMELKYTRAMINAVLNGELGLYNYDDYHIHSVFGVAQPRTCPGVPTSVLSPRQTWNDDEAYYTMAFKLTNAFRENFKKFEAHCNEEIRRGGPQRYAF; translated from the coding sequence ATGGCGAATCAAAATTCGGTTTCAAAAGAACTGACTTTAGAGCATTACGGTATTAAAAATGCTCAGATTAATTATCAATTGTCTCCCGAAGAATTACACGATTATTGTATTAATAACGGATTTGGAAAGGAAGCCTCTTCTGGGGCTTTAGCAATAAATACTGGTGAATTTACCGGAAGATCCCCGAAGGACCGGTTTATCGTTAAGGATGATATTACTAAAGATCGTGTGTGGTGGGGTGATATTAACATTCCGTTCGACAGTGAAAATTTTGACTTATTGTACAATAAGGTTGTTGATTATCTTTCTAATAAAGAACTATTTGTGCGCGACTGCTATGCTTGTGCTGACCCTAATTATAGATTGAACCTAAGAGTGGTTAACGAATACCCTTGGAGCAATCAGTTTGCATATAACATGTTTTTGAGACCCGAAGAAGAAGACTTAAAACGTTTTAAGCCAGAATGGACAGTAATTAATGCTCCCGGATTTATGGCCAATCCTGATGAAGATGGAACGCGTCAGCATAATTTTGCCATAATTAACTTTACAAAAAAGATAGCACTTATTGGAGGTACCGGTTATACAGGTGAAATAAAGAAAGGTATATTTTCTGCATTAAATTTCATTTTACCAGTTTACAAAGACACATTGCCCATGCATTGTAGTGCAAATGTTGGGGCAAATGGCGACACCGCAATATTTTTCGGCCTATCAGGAACTGGTAAAACAACTTTGTCTACAGATCCAAATAGAAGTTTAATAGGAGATGACGAGCATGGCTGGACCAACGACAACAATGTGTTTAATTTTGAAGGCGGCTGTTATGCTAAGGTTATTAATTTATCGCGAGATAAGGAACCTGAGATTTTTGATGCCATAAAAAAAGGAGCAATCCTTGAGAATGTGATTTTAGATGCTAATGGCGTGGTGAATTTCAAAGATACTTCTATAACACAAAATACAAGAGTAAGTTACCCAATACATTTTATTGAAAATATTCAAGTGCCATCAGTAGGTTTTAATCCTAAAAATATATTCTTTTTAACAGCAGATGCTTTTGGGGTTATTCCACCAATATCGAAATTAACCCCTAGCCAGGCTGCCTATCACTTTATTTCTGGTTACACTGCCAAGGTGGCTGGAACCGAAGCTGGAGTTGTAGAGCCTGTGCCTTCTTTTTCGGCATGTTTTGGAGCGCCTTTTATGCCGCTACACCCTGCTAAGTATGCCGAAATGCTAAGTAAAAAAATGATTGATGCTGGTGTTAATGTTTGGCTTGTTAATACAGGTTGGACAGGAGGCCCTTACGGTGTAGGTAAGCGTATGGAACTTAAATACACCAGGGCTATGATAAATGCTGTTTTAAATGGCGAACTAGGACTGTATAACTATGATGATTATCATATTCATTCAGTATTTGGAGTTGCTCAACCTAGAACCTGTCCGGGCGTACCAACGAGTGTATTAAGCCCCAGACAAACCTGGAACGATGATGAAGCGTATTATACCATGGCATTTAAGCTAACAAATGCGTTTCGCGAGAACTTTAAAAAGTTTGAGGCGCATTGTAATGAGGAAATTAGACGTGGAGGTCCGCAACGATATGCGTTTTAA
- a CDS encoding DUF423 domain-containing protein codes for MRKSILITGASLGIIAIILGAFGAHGLKELITASSQNTFETGVRYQMYHAILLLFVGNTNLVTGKMKSLIYFLVVFGVLFFSGSIYGLATNELSSFDFKTIGFITPIGGLLFIIAWICLLISFLRIDKKKR; via the coding sequence ATGAGAAAATCTATTTTAATAACTGGGGCTTCTTTAGGAATAATTGCAATTATTTTAGGTGCTTTCGGGGCGCATGGATTAAAAGAATTGATTACTGCTTCATCTCAGAACACTTTCGAAACTGGGGTGCGTTACCAAATGTATCATGCCATTCTATTGTTATTTGTTGGAAACACTAATTTGGTTACCGGCAAAATGAAAAGTTTAATATATTTCCTCGTAGTTTTTGGAGTTCTGTTTTTCTCTGGTTCCATTTATGGATTGGCTACTAACGAGCTGTCTTCATTCGATTTTAAGACCATTGGTTTTATAACCCCAATTGGTGGTTTACTCTTCATAATCGCTTGGATTTGTTTATTGATTAGTTTTTTAAGAATTGATAAAAAAAAGCGTTAA
- a CDS encoding glycine--tRNA ligase, with the protein MANQDDKFKKVISHAKEYGYVFQSSEVYDGLSAVYDYAQNGAELKKNIRDYWWKAMVQMHENIVGIDAAIFMHPTTWKASGHVDAFNDPLIDNKDSKKRYRADVLIEDYCAKIEAKIDKEVIKAAKRFGDDFNKEEFITTNGRVLGYQEKINTILSRMAKSLENEDLAGVKALIEELGIADPLTGSKNWTDVKQFNLMFGTKLGASADNAMDLYLRPETAQGIFVNFLNVQKTSRLKIPFGIAQTGKAFRNEIVARQFIFRMREFEQMEMQFFIKPGTQKEWYEHWKETRLKWHLSLGMGEDLYRFHDHEKLAHYADAAADIEFKFPFGFKELEGIHSRTDFDLSQHEKFSGKKLQYFDPEENKSYVPYVLETSIGLDRMFLAVFSNSLQEEELENGTTRTVLKLPSVLAPVKAAILPLVKKDGLPEVARKIVEELKWDFNVIYDEKDAVGRRYRRQDANGTPFCITVDHDTLEDNTVTIRHRDSMEQERVNIDDLRDIIKKQVDVRSWLMRM; encoded by the coding sequence ATGGCAAATCAAGACGATAAATTTAAGAAGGTTATTTCTCATGCTAAGGAGTATGGGTACGTGTTTCAAAGTAGTGAGGTTTACGATGGTTTAAGTGCAGTATATGACTATGCGCAGAATGGTGCAGAGTTAAAGAAAAATATACGTGATTACTGGTGGAAAGCCATGGTACAAATGCACGAGAATATTGTGGGAATCGATGCTGCTATTTTTATGCACCCAACGACATGGAAAGCCTCTGGTCACGTAGATGCTTTTAATGACCCTTTAATCGATAATAAAGATTCTAAAAAACGCTATAGAGCTGATGTTTTAATAGAAGACTATTGTGCTAAAATAGAAGCTAAAATTGATAAGGAAGTCATAAAAGCGGCCAAACGATTTGGAGATGACTTCAATAAAGAAGAGTTTATAACAACAAACGGGCGTGTTCTCGGATATCAAGAAAAGATAAATACGATTCTTTCTAGAATGGCGAAATCACTTGAGAATGAAGATTTAGCCGGTGTAAAAGCACTTATTGAGGAATTAGGTATTGCAGATCCATTAACAGGTTCAAAAAATTGGACAGATGTTAAGCAGTTCAATCTTATGTTTGGAACCAAATTAGGGGCCTCTGCCGATAATGCCATGGATTTATATTTACGTCCTGAAACGGCTCAAGGTATCTTTGTGAATTTCCTTAATGTTCAAAAAACAAGCCGTTTAAAAATTCCTTTCGGAATAGCACAAACGGGTAAAGCTTTTAGGAATGAGATTGTAGCAAGGCAATTCATTTTTAGAATGCGTGAGTTTGAACAAATGGAAATGCAGTTTTTTATTAAGCCAGGAACTCAAAAAGAATGGTATGAGCACTGGAAAGAAACCCGTTTAAAATGGCATTTGTCGTTGGGTATGGGAGAAGATTTGTACCGTTTCCATGATCATGAAAAGTTGGCGCATTATGCCGATGCAGCTGCCGATATAGAATTTAAGTTCCCGTTTGGGTTTAAAGAGTTAGAAGGTATTCATTCAAGAACCGATTTCGATTTAAGTCAGCATGAAAAATTCTCAGGCAAGAAACTTCAATATTTCGACCCAGAAGAAAATAAAAGCTATGTACCCTATGTTCTAGAAACATCTATTGGTTTAGATAGAATGTTTTTGGCTGTATTCTCTAATTCATTGCAAGAAGAAGAGTTAGAAAATGGAACCACAAGAACCGTTTTAAAATTACCAAGCGTATTAGCACCGGTTAAAGCTGCTATCTTGCCTTTAGTTAAAAAAGATGGATTGCCTGAAGTAGCTCGTAAGATTGTTGAAGAACTTAAATGGGATTTCAATGTAATATATGATGAGAAGGATGCAGTAGGACGTCGTTACAGAAGACAAGATGCCAATGGAACACCATTCTGTATTACCGTAGATCATGACACTTTAGAAGATAACACGGTTACGATTCGTCATAGGGACTCTATGGAGCAGGAACGTGTTAATATTGATGATTTAAGAGATATTATCAAGAAGCAAGTAGATGTACGTTCTTGGTTAATGAGGATGTAA
- a CDS encoding uroporphyrinogen-III synthase encodes MKVKTILVSQPEPKIENSPYFDLEEKQKVKIDFRPFIHVEGVSAKEVRQQKVDLKNYTAIILTSRNAVDHFFRVAEEMRFKVPDTMKYFCQSEAVAYYLQKYVVYRKRKIYVGKRTFAELSPLIKKYKDEKFLLPNTDKVKPLVPETLDGLGIDWKQATFYKTVVSDLSDLADVYYDVLVFFSPSGIESLFQNFPDFKQNNTRIAVFGNTTIKAVKEKGLRVDIAAPTPETPSMTMALQKYIEEVNKKK; translated from the coding sequence ATGAAAGTGAAAACAATTTTAGTATCTCAACCAGAACCTAAAATAGAGAACTCACCATATTTTGATTTAGAGGAAAAGCAAAAGGTTAAAATAGACTTTAGACCTTTCATACATGTTGAAGGCGTGTCTGCTAAAGAGGTTAGGCAACAAAAAGTAGACCTAAAAAATTACACGGCCATTATACTTACCAGTAGAAATGCTGTAGACCACTTTTTTAGAGTTGCTGAAGAAATGCGTTTTAAAGTACCAGATACTATGAAATACTTCTGCCAGTCTGAAGCGGTTGCCTACTATCTGCAAAAATATGTAGTATATAGAAAACGTAAGATTTATGTTGGAAAACGTACGTTCGCAGAGCTTTCACCTTTAATTAAAAAGTATAAAGACGAAAAGTTCTTGTTACCAAATACCGATAAAGTTAAACCTCTAGTTCCTGAAACTTTAGATGGTTTAGGTATTGATTGGAAACAAGCAACGTTCTACAAAACAGTTGTTAGTGATTTATCAGACCTTGCCGATGTTTATTATGATGTTTTAGTATTTTTCAGTCCTTCGGGTATTGAATCTCTGTTTCAAAACTTCCCTGATTTTAAACAGAATAATACACGCATAGCTGTTTTTGGTAATACCACCATAAAAGCGGTAAAGGAAAAAGGGTTACGCGTAGATATAGCCGCTCCAACTCCTGAAACACCTTCCATGACGATGGCTTTGCAGAAATACATTGAAGAAGTCAACAAAAAAAAGTAA
- a CDS encoding Ig-like domain-containing protein: protein MTKSLSNFILIICLTLVFINCANRGTPEGGPKDETPPEITREFPENYTTNFNATEIEISFNEFIKIKDLQKQLIISPPMEYPPEVRPLSGASKKITIKIIDTLQPNTTYAFNFGNSITDNNEGNPYPYYRYVLSTGDYIDSLKVNGNIVDAYFKAPETFVNVALYEVDSTFTDSIVYKQVPKYITNTLDSLTTFSIENVKAGKYMLMALKDNNGDNKFQQKTDQIAFHKEFITVPTDSSYTLKLFKENLDFNATKPKMESGEKITFGFEGDYKNMKIDLQSKVPDDFAYSIVKDEKTDTLYYWYKPKLEEIDSLIFKITNTDYEKEYTARIRDLERDSLVIKPVNSGTISRGETFKISASTPLVNLDTSKITLIDNDSTFVKFNTKFDTINNTYSFDFEKVYENRYEFTIEPEAFTDFYNITNTDTLQYSVSIRKESDYGFAKLILVGTEYPVIIQLTDNKGEVKYEKYSRKPEEVEFLDLNPGKYNIRVIYDANGNERYDSGNYLLKIQPEKVSHFIFDNDEQIRANWGLIQTLNFIQE from the coding sequence ATGACTAAAAGCCTTTCAAATTTTATTTTAATCATCTGCTTAACGCTTGTATTTATAAATTGTGCCAACAGAGGCACTCCAGAAGGCGGCCCCAAAGATGAAACTCCTCCAGAAATCACAAGAGAATTTCCAGAGAATTACACTACCAATTTTAACGCTACTGAAATTGAGATTTCTTTTAACGAGTTTATAAAAATAAAAGACTTACAAAAGCAACTTATCATCTCGCCTCCAATGGAATACCCTCCAGAAGTTAGACCTTTAAGTGGCGCGAGTAAAAAAATTACCATTAAAATAATTGATACGTTACAACCAAATACAACTTACGCCTTCAATTTCGGGAACAGTATTACCGATAACAACGAAGGAAATCCTTACCCGTATTATCGTTATGTGCTTTCTACAGGAGACTATATTGACTCCCTTAAAGTAAATGGTAATATTGTAGATGCCTACTTTAAAGCACCCGAAACCTTTGTTAACGTAGCATTATATGAAGTGGATTCGACATTCACAGACTCGATAGTCTACAAACAAGTGCCCAAGTATATTACCAATACCCTAGATAGCTTAACCACTTTTTCTATCGAAAATGTAAAAGCTGGCAAATACATGCTTATGGCTTTAAAGGACAATAACGGAGATAATAAGTTTCAACAGAAAACTGACCAAATTGCCTTTCATAAAGAATTTATAACCGTCCCAACAGATTCGAGTTACACACTTAAACTTTTTAAAGAAAATCTAGATTTTAATGCTACTAAACCTAAAATGGAATCGGGCGAAAAAATCACTTTTGGATTTGAGGGAGATTACAAAAACATGAAGATTGACTTACAATCTAAGGTTCCAGACGATTTTGCGTATAGTATTGTTAAAGATGAAAAAACAGATACACTTTATTATTGGTACAAGCCCAAGCTAGAAGAAATAGACTCTTTAATTTTTAAAATAACCAATACCGATTACGAAAAAGAATATACGGCTCGTATTAGAGACCTAGAACGGGATTCTTTGGTTATAAAACCTGTAAACTCTGGTACTATTAGCCGAGGCGAGACTTTTAAAATTTCGGCTTCTACACCATTAGTAAATTTAGATACTTCCAAAATTACCCTTATTGACAACGACTCTACTTTTGTGAAATTTAATACGAAGTTTGACACGATAAATAACACCTACAGCTTCGATTTTGAAAAAGTCTACGAAAACCGATACGAATTCACCATTGAACCTGAGGCTTTCACTGATTTTTATAACATAACTAATACAGACACTTTACAATACTCTGTTAGTATTAGAAAAGAATCTGATTATGGTTTCGCAAAACTAATACTTGTTGGAACAGAATATCCAGTGATTATTCAATTAACAGACAATAAAGGCGAAGTGAAATATGAAAAATATTCAAGAAAGCCAGAAGAAGTTGAATTCTTAGATTTGAATCCTGGAAAGTATAATATTAGAGTAATCTACGATGCTAATGGTAATGAAAGGTATGATAGTGGAAACTACCTATTGAAAATACAACCAGAGAAAGTTAGCCATTTTATATTCGATAACGATGAGCAAATTCGAGCGAATTGGGGGCTCATACAAACCTTAAATTTTATACAAGAGTAA
- a CDS encoding DUF4271 domain-containing protein, whose amino-acid sequence MLREIVSNEIFTALLVVGLIIVALAKLKDPKRFNDFISVPGNSKYLKIYSRDQKFLDNFDALLFGNLVITLSLFSYTLFEYTTGQDTFLPNTLIKFGIGIATFFLIKVLLERLIASLFEMEKLVSDYLFQKISYKNYLGILLLPINCFILYSFELTLPLIYVMIIILLTVNIIGLITSFKTYQSLIKQYFFYFILYLCALEIAPYVIIYKVFMT is encoded by the coding sequence ATGCTTAGGGAAATAGTATCTAATGAAATATTCACGGCATTGCTTGTAGTTGGGTTAATTATCGTAGCTCTCGCTAAGCTTAAAGACCCCAAACGTTTCAACGATTTTATCTCGGTTCCCGGCAACTCCAAATACTTAAAAATATACTCTAGAGACCAAAAATTTTTAGACAATTTTGATGCATTGCTATTCGGAAATCTTGTGATTACACTTTCATTGTTTTCGTATACACTGTTTGAATACACCACAGGTCAAGATACGTTCTTGCCTAATACGCTCATAAAATTTGGTATTGGTATTGCCACTTTTTTTCTAATTAAAGTACTTTTGGAGCGTCTTATTGCAAGTCTCTTTGAGATGGAAAAATTGGTTTCAGACTATCTTTTTCAGAAAATAAGCTACAAAAATTATCTTGGCATATTGTTGCTACCAATAAACTGTTTTATCCTTTACAGTTTTGAATTAACATTACCTTTAATTTATGTAATGATTATTATTTTATTAACAGTTAATATTATTGGGCTCATAACGTCTTTCAAAACATACCAAAGTTTAATAAAACAATACTTTTTCTATTTTATTTTGTATCTTTGCGCTCTCGAAATTGCACCCTATGTAATAATATACAAGGTGTTTATGACTTAG
- a CDS encoding dihydroorotase gives MKKTLIKNANIVNEGTVFNGDVLIEGEYIKKIGESLTPKSPDVLVLDAEGKYLLPGAIDDQVHFREPGLTHKANIETESKAAIAGGITSFIEMPNTNPQTTTVEKLEEKFEIAAKNSSANYSFMFGGTNDNLDEILKLDANQVAGLKLFLGSSTGNMLVDDPEVLKKIFSNTNLRISVHCEDEATIRKNLEAHLSKYGEDIPIEEHPVIRSEDACYLSSSKAIELAKETGARLHVFHLSTGKETNLFTNDIALKDKKITSEVCIHHLWFSDEDYKNKGTLIKWNPAVKTAKDRDQLWEALLDDRIDVIATDHAPHTIEDKNNVYTKAPSGGPLVQHALPAMLEMYHKGKISLEKIVEKMCHNPSIMFEIDRRGFVKEGYYADLVLVDLNNPWTVTKDNILYKCGWSPFEGATFKSRITHTFVNGSMAYHNAKFSAVKYAKRLTFNR, from the coding sequence ATGAAAAAAACACTAATAAAAAATGCCAACATAGTTAATGAAGGTACTGTGTTTAATGGCGATGTTTTAATCGAGGGAGAATATATTAAGAAGATAGGAGAATCCTTAACGCCTAAATCGCCAGATGTTTTGGTGTTAGATGCAGAGGGGAAATATCTTTTACCTGGAGCCATAGATGATCAAGTTCATTTCAGGGAACCGGGTTTAACCCATAAAGCCAATATAGAAACAGAATCTAAAGCAGCTATTGCAGGAGGTATTACATCATTTATAGAAATGCCTAATACAAATCCGCAAACTACAACGGTTGAGAAGTTGGAAGAAAAGTTTGAAATAGCGGCCAAGAACTCGTCTGCAAACTATTCTTTTATGTTTGGTGGTACTAACGATAATTTAGATGAAATTTTAAAACTAGATGCGAATCAAGTTGCAGGTCTAAAACTGTTTTTGGGGTCTTCAACTGGAAATATGCTTGTTGATGATCCAGAAGTATTAAAAAAGATTTTTTCTAATACCAATTTGCGAATTTCAGTGCATTGTGAGGATGAAGCAACCATTAGAAAAAATTTAGAGGCGCACTTGAGCAAATATGGCGAGGACATCCCAATAGAGGAACATCCTGTAATAAGAAGTGAAGATGCTTGTTATTTGTCGTCTTCCAAAGCCATAGAATTAGCTAAAGAAACTGGTGCTCGATTACATGTTTTTCATTTGTCTACAGGAAAGGAAACCAATTTGTTTACCAACGATATAGCGCTAAAGGACAAGAAGATAACTTCTGAAGTATGTATTCACCACCTTTGGTTTTCTGATGAAGATTACAAGAATAAAGGGACCTTAATTAAGTGGAATCCTGCGGTTAAAACAGCTAAAGACAGAGATCAATTATGGGAGGCGTTGTTAGATGATAGAATTGATGTTATTGCTACAGATCACGCACCGCATACCATAGAAGATAAAAATAATGTTTATACCAAGGCGCCGTCGGGAGGGCCTCTAGTTCAACATGCGCTGCCAGCGATGTTAGAAATGTACCATAAAGGAAAAATTTCTTTGGAAAAAATAGTTGAAAAAATGTGTCACAATCCCTCTATTATGTTCGAAATAGATAGAAGAGGCTTTGTTAAGGAGGGTTATTATGCCGATTTGGTTTTAGTAGATTTAAATAATCCTTGGACGGTTACTAAAGATAATATCTTATACAAATGTGGTTGGTCACCGTTTGAAGGGGCAACTTTTAAATCGAGAATAACACATACCTTTGTAAACGGAAGTATGGCTTATCACAATGCTAAATTCAGTGCTGTAAAGTATGCAAAACGATTAACCTTTAATAGATAA
- a CDS encoding DUF4296 domain-containing protein: protein MYRLTFLVLFIVFCLLGCTRSISKPKNLISKKDMVCILIDAKLISSASPLNKKILQENRVFPNSYIFKKYNIDSAQFAESNMYYTHRVKDYEEIYQMVKDSLDLLETKYKELKEAEIKIAERKSRDSLNQVLKTRDSLREIAKDSKTETVGNNPMLIHELEDIDIDDELELIDPVSDK from the coding sequence ATGTACAGGCTAACATTTTTAGTTCTATTTATAGTTTTTTGTCTTTTAGGATGTACTCGTAGCATAAGCAAACCTAAAAACTTAATTTCTAAGAAAGACATGGTATGCATTTTAATTGATGCGAAATTGATTTCTTCAGCTAGTCCCCTAAACAAAAAAATATTACAGGAAAATAGGGTTTTTCCAAACAGTTATATCTTTAAAAAGTATAATATAGATAGTGCTCAATTTGCCGAGAGCAATATGTATTATACGCATCGTGTCAAGGATTATGAGGAGATTTACCAAATGGTAAAAGATAGTCTAGACCTTTTAGAAACTAAATATAAAGAACTAAAAGAAGCGGAAATTAAAATCGCAGAAAGAAAAAGCAGGGATTCATTAAATCAGGTGCTCAAAACAAGAGATTCATTAAGGGAAATAGCTAAAGATTCAAAAACTGAAACAGTTGGAAATAACCCAATGTTGATACATGAACTTGAGGACATAGATATTGATGATGAATTAGAGCTTATCGATCCTGTTTCAGATAAATAG
- a CDS encoding ComF family protein: MFKSLLNLFFPKVCYACSTLLSDNEDTICINCRHDFPVTNFHFDKDESLKKVLYGRAKIENGTALFRFEKEGPVQRLIHGLKYRGYENIGFTLGNWLGGELKDVEAYQDIDIVIPVPLHKKKLQKRGYNQVAKFGQQIALALNANYIDNALVKITNTKSQTKKTRLARWKNSEELFAMKNITAIENKHILLVDDIITTGATIEACSLVLNQAKNVKISVATMAIA; the protein is encoded by the coding sequence ATGTTTAAATCGCTTTTAAATTTATTTTTTCCAAAAGTATGCTACGCTTGTTCTACTTTATTGAGCGATAATGAAGATACTATTTGCATAAACTGCCGCCACGATTTTCCTGTAACTAATTTTCATTTTGACAAGGATGAAAGTTTAAAAAAAGTACTTTATGGTAGGGCGAAGATTGAGAATGGCACTGCTCTGTTCCGATTCGAAAAAGAAGGCCCCGTTCAGCGTTTAATACACGGACTAAAATACAGAGGTTACGAAAACATTGGATTCACATTAGGTAATTGGCTTGGTGGAGAACTTAAAGACGTTGAAGCCTACCAAGACATAGATATTGTAATTCCTGTTCCGCTACATAAAAAAAAGCTCCAAAAACGCGGTTATAATCAAGTAGCGAAATTTGGACAACAAATTGCACTTGCCCTAAACGCCAACTATATAGATAATGCACTTGTAAAAATTACCAACACGAAGTCTCAAACTAAAAAAACAAGACTTGCCCGATGGAAGAATAGCGAGGAACTTTTTGCCATGAAAAACATTACAGCCATAGAGAATAAACACATTTTACTTGTTGATGACATCATCACTACGGGTGCAACAATTGAAGCCTGTAGCCTTGTTCTAAACCAAGCTAAAAACGTAAAAATAAGTGTTGCTACCATGGCAATAGCTTAA